CCTACGGTCCTCTATCACCTCCAGCCCTCGGCCAGTCTGCCTCTCTAGCCCCAAGCCACACTCACCCAGTCTGACCTCCCCAGAGTCATTGATGAGGATGTTGGCtccctgggggaaggaggagggattgGAGGCTATCAGAGACTACCACCCTAGCCCAATACTGCCTCCACCCCTTGGTCCCCTGACCGCTACCCCACAGCACAATACTACCCCAAGCCTTCGAAATACCACTCCCATCTCCTGGGCCTCCCACCCACCAAGGCCACCTTTCTGCCCCTAGACCACCTTGATGTCCCGGTGTATCTTCTTCTGTGAGTGCAGATAGGCCAGTCCCTGCAGAGAGGGGTGAACATGGGGCTgtgagggcctgggggctggagtagggccctgcccccacccaggcccaccaGGCCTTTCCTTACCTGGAGCACTTCTCGGCACACATAGCTGATCTGCAGCTCTGATAGGGGACCTGTCACTACAAGGATCACCCCAGCACAGTGTTGGCTGGGAACCAGGAAACCTGACCCAGGGAGCCCCTGGTCCCGGCCCAAACTGGCTGAGAGGGTGCCATGTGGGGAGGGGGGTAGAGGATGGACAAGTGGGAGGGGAGGCGGAGGGGTGGTCAGTGATAGAGAGAGGGAACTAGAAGCCAGAGGGACACAgattcattcaacagacatttaatGTGTGtccactgtgtaccaggcactctAGTAGGCACTTGGGACACAGCTATGAATGAAAGAGACAGATCCCTACCCTCATGGAGAGAACATCCAACAGTACACCagacaaataagtaaaacatacAGTACACAAAGTGctgataaataagaaaaagcaagaaaggaCAACAGGAAACATGTGGGAAGGCTATGACATTTTACAGAGGCTGGTCAGCAGAGGCTGCTCTGTGAGGGTGACAGGGTGACGATGTGAGCAGTCCTGCTTGGAGCGGGAACCAGAGCCAGCGCAGAGGCCAGGAGAGGTACCTGGTGGGTCTGCAAAGCAGGCAAGTGGGTGGAGCGGAGGGGAGACCGGAGGCGAGGGTGTTCAGCTTGGGGCACAGTGGCAGTCAGACTCATGGGCCACCGTGAGGAGCTTGAGCTTTTCAGAGGGAAATGGAAGCCATGGGAGGGCTCCGGGCAGGGGGTATGGGACTTTGCAAaatgaggaaggcagagacagagacagatgggGAAGCAGGAACAGATCCAAActgggacagagaaagaaagatggtCAGAGACCCAAAAGTGGGAAGACAGGCACAAGgaacaagagagagaagagacacaggGGGTGGAGTAGAAACGACAGAGAGGTAGACAGATGAGGTCTGACAGTCCAGCTGTGTGAGTCACTTCctctctgtgggcctcagtttccccgcgaaggacttttttttttttttaagattttcaacagtttatttatttttagagataggggaagggagggagacagagagggagagaaacattgattggttgcctcttgcgcttCCCCAACCGGGAGtcttgcccacaacccagacatgtaccctgaccagtgaccggtgacctttcagtttgcgggacaacagccaacccactgagccacaccagtcagggccccacTGAGAACTTCTCAACAAACTCCTTCCTTTTCTAACATTTGAGGTGTTGGgctggagggagacagggagatggTGAAAGCCAGAGGTGGGCATAAAGAATTGAAAGGCGATCACAGGCtactccaccccaccctcaaaTTCTCAGAGTGAAAAGCAGTCTGAGAGAAAGGATCAGAAATTCATTCACTCTTCAGTGAAAATGGGGGCACCTACTATGAGCCAGAAATGCAGAAATACTCAAACATAAATAGACCTtggtgagaaaatgcagacacagaggaaggtggggaggggctaGTAGAGAGATCGCTGCATGAAGAAAGACTGGGGCTGTCGGGTCCTGGTGGGAAGGGCGCAGGGCCCACTTGGGAACCACAGTACCCCCAGCATCATCCAGGCCAAGCCCAGGGCCAAAGGAGGGGCTCATTGTGTGAAATATGGACAGAAATACAGTTCcaggagacacagacacagagagacaggagAGGTGGATTGGAGGGGTGGGGGCCTCCTGGATCCGCTTGCCTTTCCACTCACCTTGGTAGATGTCCTGCAGAGAACCAGCCCCACAGAATTCCATGCAGATCCAGAGTTTTTGCAGCCTACAACAGTTTAACAGTAgtaacaacgacaacaacaatagcagtgaagttattttttattgcacAGCCCCCAGTTCactctcttgttctctctgtaACAGCTGTTATCTCTCTAATTCCCATTGCCCACAGAGTAAAATCATCCCATGTCCACTTTATAGgtagggaagctgaggctcaaagaggaaATGTACGTTTAGGATCCACTGGCCTCAAACCCATATCTTTGGGCTCCTAACCCAGGGCACCGTCTGCTGTCCCATGCTAATCTAGGAGACAGGGCAGAGATCTCTCAGATTGAGGAAGTTCAGAGGGGAGACAGAGGCCCAGGGTGCCAGGTCTGCAGGACAGAGTCATTATTGAGGCATCTGGGACATTAATTTGGGGGTCAGGGAAATTAGGGGATCATATTAAAAGAGCAGAGAGTGAAACTGGGGGAACCAAAGGGCACGATAATGAAAGATTGGTTTTAGAGGACTTAGTTTCAGATTTGGTTACTATGCAGAGATCAATTTTGGGACCCCTGGTCCCAAATGGGAGTTCTGAATTGGAGGTTACATTAGAGGATGTTCTGGTCAGAAAAGTGGAACTTTGGACTGGGGATCAAGTTAGGGGTGACTCAGTTAAAATGGGGGTCCATGATTGGAGGTCAGGTTGGGGGGCACCCTGGTCATAAatgggggccctgggctgggctgggtccAGGGCAGGTCTGAGACTCATTACCAGAGATAACTCCCATGGTAGGCCACGATGTTGGCGTGCCGGCAAGTTTTCAAGATGAGGATTTCCTTTTGAAGTGTGGAAACATCGTCATctgagaggaggggtgggagagaaaagTCTACTGCAGGGAAGAAGCATGGGGATGAtcccagtgccccaggaggtggAAGTAGGGGTGTGGGGAAGGAGCTCCTGAATCCTCTCCTCACCAGGCTCCATCTTCACCATCTTCAATGCCATCAGGTCCCCGGTCACCTTGTCTCGGGCCTTGTAAAGGGGAAGTTGACAGTCAGGCAGGCTCCATTCCCCTGAATTCCTCTTCAGCATCCCTGAGCCAACATCAAGGGCTGGGACCCTTTCTCATCCCCTTCCCTTCTTGGGCTTCACCCCAAAGGCCACTGGTTAGAGGGTGATGGAGAAGAAGTGTCCTCACCTTGAAGACTTCTCCATAGGTGCCGCCACCCAGCCGCTGCAGCAGGTCATAGTGGTCCCGGGGGTCCCTATTAAAGATGTCGGGGTCCACGAGGTCCATTCCTGGGAGCCGGAGCTGGGCCTGTGCCCAGGGGCCAGCAGGGCCTCAGAGCTCGAGAGCCGGCACCTCCCTCCCCGCACGCCCTGCACCCGCCTTGCCTCCACTGGCTGtggcctcccccttccccactctcatTTCCTGCCCCACCGCAGGGCTGTGCAGCCGGCTCCACCCCCTGTCCCCTGGGCCCTGAGAGTCTGTGAGGGGCAGCTTTCGTTGGGACCCAGGGGACCCCTCTCCATCTTCATGGCCTGGGCTGAATGTAAATCAGATGCAAACTACCTTAAGTGTGATCTGGTGGGTACCTAAGCACCCCTTCCCCCCATGGGTGGTgctaaaaaccacaatgagggtTCGGCCACAACCCAGAGATGGCAAACCTGCACAGGGATAACCATTCAGTGTACATTAGTGTTTACTTTGGGCACCGACATGCAGTGCGAAGACCTGGATATACATGTGCACTATGTGTGTGTACCCAGAGCACACACTTCCCCATGTGTGAATGCCTGCAGTGAAATTTTACTTATCtctaagggagggagaaatggagggaaacatcgatgtgtgagtgcctctcacgcgccccccactgggggcccgCCCCaccacccagactgggaatcgaacctgcgaccctttggtgcataggccggcacccaatccactagCCAGCCAGGGTAAAAGAGGGCTGTACCCACATAACTTTTGACAGCACACATGGGGCACTCGACTTCATCCACAAGACTGTAGTCTGCGGACAGGGTGCTATTTGGCGGGATTCAAGAGCCCCTCACCCCTTCTGGGCAGATTATCACAACAGCTTTGCAGGCTCCTACGCCAGGAGTTAGGGTGGAGCGTGGGGACCAGTTTCAGCACTTGAAACTAAGGAGCTCAGTATCCTGCCTCacggggccaggcctggggcaaagAGGCCCTCGGTGCTTGGGCCATGGCCTAAAGAGACGACTACTACGCGCATTGCAGTAGTTTTGTGAGGTCCATGTCGCGAGCATCGAGAAGCGCGCACCCGCCGCCAGAAGTTCGCCGCCTACTCTGCGAGCTCGCGCGCACATCCTGGAGACTACAGCGATACGCCCGAGAGCAGCTTAGCCCCGCCTCCTCGCCCGGAGACGGCGCGGGCGCACTGGGCTAGACTAAGTTTTTTCTCATGCAGTCGGTCCAGTTTGCGCGGAGCGGGCGCGCACGCGCCAATTGCGTCCTCTGGGAAGAAGTCTCAGGGCAGCCGGAAATTATGGCAGCCGCTGCAAGAGCCTCCTTTTTTAGTGCCTTCAGGCTGGAGCGAAAACAATGACGTAGTTTCCGTTTCCTCTATCTCTCCCTCTTCCGGTGCTCGAGGACGCTGCACCGGCGGCTTCTTCGGCCCTGTTCCCAGTGTGGGAAGCGACTGCAGTCATGGCGATGTTTGAGCAGATGAGAGCTAACGTGGGCAAGTTGCTCAAGGGTATCGACAGGTCTGAGCCCGGTCGGAGGGAGCGCTTCTGGCCCAGCGGGGTAGAGGAGAGGATTTCTGGAGATCCCGAGTGGTGGTCACAATCCAGGGCTTGCCCTGGGGAGGGACTTTACAGTCATCTGGAGGAGATGTTTAAGGAAAAACGCTATTGCTAGCGCCTAGCGGCAGGAGATAGCCGTGCCTACCCCTCTTCCCTAACTGCCTTAaggcctcttcctccccacctttCCCTCAGCCTCTCACTCTGTGTCTCACTGCCTCTTcgtctctcccttctttcctccttcatatcattcttttaaaacatgttcCCTGAAATCTGCCAGTGCCAGGCAGTGTTGGGGACCAGAGGTGACCAAGACAGCTGCAGGCTGTACTTTCATGGAGCTCCCAGTCCAGAGCCCAGACAACACCGACAGTAGAGAGTGGCAGCTCGGAGCAGTCAGAGCTGGGACGGGGGAAGCACAAACAGATTGGTCAGAAGTGGAGTGGGGGAAGCTAGGGAGGACAGGATGGGGCTAGTCCAGGGTGGGTGTCGAAGATGTCCAGGAGCCCAGGCAGACAGGCTGCAGTGACTGACtgagaggctgggggaggcaTCCTAGGCATTAGACAGACCCAGGGCTCTGATGGGGTTTAGAGCTTAGGCTTAGGTCTGGGATATGGGTAAGTTTTACTGTTAGAGTTTACAGAGCTGATTCAAGACTTGGATAGAGCAAGTGACCAGTGCCAAAgttgaaggaaaggagaggagggaggagcaggttATTGTgcccatccccccatccccaaATAAAGGGACTGGCCTCAgctcctgtctcctccctgctCATCCACCTTGATTCTTCTCTAGGTACAATCCTGAGAATCTGGCCACCCTGGAGCGCTATGTGGAGACACAGGCCAAGGAGAACGCCTATGATCTGGAAGCCAACTTGGCTGTCCTGAAGCTGTGAGTGtctgcctccagccccagccctatGCCTGCAGCCAGCAGGGTACCACTCCCAACGCTGGCTGGGGCGGGAGTTGAGGGTAGCCTGAAGGATGAAGTATCTttcttttataaagattttatttattcatttttagagagaggggaagagaaggggaaagagaaggagagaaatgtcaatgtgtggttgcctttcacgtgccccatactggggacctggcccacaacccaggcatgtgccctgactgaaaattgaactggcgaccctttggtttgcagcctgcactcaatccactgagctacaccagtcacaGTGGATGTAGTATCTTTTGGTGTCAAGGCTAGGAAGCCAAGGAAGTTAGAGCAGCAGGATGGATGGTTTTTTAAGGATTATTTACAAAACACACAGACCAGTATGTAAAACAAACACTGTCGGCTCTATATCCACGGGTTCCACGTCAGTAGAAAgattgaaaacatttttcaacCCAGTATTGAAAATGTTCCCCCCAAAATGGGACGTTGCTGTGGTGTGCTGTGTAGTTAGGCCTGCTATGGTTACGTCTGTACTGAACAcgtacagacttttttttttcttgtggttcataaacaatacagtataactACTATTTGCATAGCATTTACTTTGTTAGGTTTTGTAAGTAATCAAGAGATACTTTAAAGTGTATGGGAGGATGTGCACAGGTTATGTGTAAATCCACAGACCATTGTACGCGTCTGGATTTTGGTATCCATAGGGGGTCCCTCGTGGATACAGAGGATTGTATACAGAGGTTTGTATACAGTTTAGCAAGTAATTACAGATGCACCCATGTAATCACCATTTGTAAAATTGAGGGTTGCTAGCCGCCCAGGCTCTTTGCCCCGTATGTTTTGTGCCAgccacccctgctgcccacccTGGTAACCACTCTTGTGTCTCATGGCCTGGCTTTGTGTGAGTTTACCACACACATGCATCTTGATCACCTTTGCTCAGGATTGCCGGCTTTGAACTTGGCACAAATACAGTCCTACAGCATGAGCTCTTCTGCATCTGGCTATGTCCACTCAGCACTGGGTTTGTGAGATCCAGCCATTTTCTGTGTGGCTGTGGTTTTCTGTTGTCATTGCTGTACACTGTTCCACCGTGTGGCTGTCACACTTACCCTGTTAACAGACATTTGGGTTCTTCCCCTCAGGACCTCACTGGCACACTACCCGCGGTGTAGTTTTTACAGATTGCACAGCCTCGATTTTGACATCTGTAAAATGCGTATAATGACACTGTATTTGTGGGGCTTAGATTGTCCCTGGTTGTGATCGCTACTCAGTGAGGATACACCGCATGGCCATTGCTGTGCTCTTAGCTCTCTTAGATGCTGTATTGCCCAAGGGATGAAGCTGATGcacagagaaatttttttttaaagattttatttatttatttttagagaaggggaagggagggaggaagagagagaaacattgattgggtgcctctcacacacccccagctagggacctggacTCAGACCAGGCGGGTGtgatgactgggaattgaacctgtgaccttttggtttgtgggatgacaagtcaacccacaccagtcagggctatgcacagagaatttaaaatgaatagtCCACGGTCACTAGGCAAGGGAGTgtaacccaggcagtctggttccagagccCTTACGCACTATTCCAGACTACCACTATGTACTCGTTTATTTGTGAATCATTTAATAGTGTCTGTTTTACTGGGTGGGTGTGAGGATTAACTGTCCTTGTCTACAGAGAAGGAAAGTAGGGTCAGGGAGGTCTCACAGACAGAGAGTGCTGTGGTTGGGATTGGAGCCCAGACCTGTCCAGCTCCCAGGCTCTGGGCCTAAGCAGTGTGTAGCCTGCCCCACACCTGGCGAGGCTCTGGGACCTGGAGATGCCACCTGTGACTATGTCTCTTGTTCCTCTTCTCAGGTACCAGTTCAACCCAGCCTTCTTTCAGACCACAGTCACCGCCCAGATCCTGCTGAAGGCCCTCACCAACCTGCCGCACACTGACTTCACCCTGTGCAAGTGCATGATCGACCAGGCCCACGTATCCTCCCAGCTCTCGGCCCGGCTGTGTGGGGGACGGAGCAAGGGCAACAGAGATCATTTCACAGGAAAGTGGTTGGTCTGAGAGTTTAGCTACAAGCACTTGAATGCCTGCTCTGGGCTTGGCCGGGTGCTGGGTAGGGTTGGGGCCCTGTGCTGGTTGAGACAGACCCATCCCCTGCCCTCACCAAAGCTCAGAGTCCAGTGGGGGAGATAGGTCTCCTATCACTGACGATGTGGACAAGTCAGGGCTCAGGGCTAGAGGAGCCAGAGGAGGCACCTGACCCTGCCTGGATGTTAGggagagcttcctggaggagggaccATCTGAAAGATGAGGAGTTAGGTGAAGCAGTAAGGAAGGGTGATGTAGGCAAAGGGAACAGTATGTAGGGAAGCCTGGAGGaaaaggagctcagtgctgtCTTTTAAAGGCTGTAGTAGTTCAGCTTAGCTATGCCATGGTTTTCAAAGTGGAATTTGGTCAGACTCAAAAGGGCACCTGGGAGCCATGGAAGGCTTTAAAATTGTAGAGTGATGGGGGTAGATTTGTTATTTAGAAAGAGTCCCATGAGGATTCTAGCTGAGTAAAGACCACCAGGCaagaggcaggaggggctgggggttgcGCACTAGGCAGAAGCCATGAAGAGCTGGATTGTTGGCTGAACTTGATTTTATGTGTCcttagtgcctagcacagtgctggccttcaaagaaaaaatgttgagtGGAGAAGCAATGAATGGGTCCCCCACTTGCTTTTTTGTGGGTGGTCTAACACTTGCCACGAGAGCCTCCAATTTCCTTTAATTACTTGAGAAACTTGGCGGTGTCCCCCACCTATGCTGGGCCCCAAGTGCTCACCGTCCCGGGGCTGGCACACCCACCTGCCCATTAGTGGCTAAGCTGAGAAATGGCCACGTACTCATTGAGCCTGTTCTATTAGGAGTGTCCATGGGAGTGCCTGCCTTTTGAGAGATTGTCCACCTTCCCCAGGGTTCTGTTctggtggtttaaaaaaaattaggcatTCAGTATactgttaaaaatacaaaaaaagtataCACAGGACAAAAAGActtcttccctcccctgtcccatagccaccccatccccctcccaGGAGGCAAGTTGTTTGCTGTTCTTGGGGACCTTTCCACAGATGTCCTGTAGATACATAAGTTTAGCTGTGTGTGTTCATATACACACGTGTCCCCCACCCAAACGGTAGGCTGTTGTACATGTTCTGCATCTTTTTTCACATCAGTGTGTCTTGTCACGTTCTGCATGAGTTGGCTCGGTCTCTGTGGACAGGCCATCATTGATGTAACTGTCCATCATTGGACTGTTAGGGTGTCTCTTACCTTTTGCCATAACGACCTGTGCTGCAGGGACCAGGTGGGGCCGGTGTAGGGCTCAGCAGCAGCCTCCCTAGGCTCTGGAACCATTTTCCCTTAACGTTTCCTGCAGCAAGAAGAACGGCCCATCCGACAGATTTTGTACCTCGGAGACTTGCTGGAGACCTGCCACTTCCAGGCCTTCTGGGTAACTTCCTttggtgcaggggcaggatgggtAACTGGGCCACATGGAGCAGACTGCTTGAAGTAATGACCATGCCCATTGATTGGCTGCCTGCATGGTGATGGGCCCCGTGCTAAGGGCTTTGCAAGCCTGATCTCATGGAGTCATCATCCTCACACAGAGTCAGAACTCCCAGGTGTTAGCCTGTGCCCGCAGGGCTCAGGCTAACACCTATTCTTCTAGCAAAAGGGCACCATCGCCTGAACACTCTCCCTTTCTTGCTCCACCTGGAACCTAATCCTCCACTTCTGCAGCTTCACAAGTGGCAACCACTGCCCTAGACTTGTCCTCAGCAATAATTGCCCTCTCCTCCGGCCATGAATGGCAACTGTTCCCATCCTCTGACCACTTCCTCCTAGCTGTCCCCCTCACCCCTGTGAGATCTCCAGCCTGACATTCTTGGGCTACCCAATACTCCACTCCTCTGCTTTCTCCTTAATGTAAATCATGcgtccctccccactccacacaCACCTCTGTAGCTGAAATGAT
The sequence above is drawn from the Desmodus rotundus isolate HL8 chromosome 12, HLdesRot8A.1, whole genome shotgun sequence genome and encodes:
- the EIF3K gene encoding eukaryotic translation initiation factor 3 subunit K, whose translation is MAMFEQMRANVGKLLKGIDRYNPENLATLERYVETQAKENAYDLEANLAVLKLYQFNPAFFQTTVTAQILLKALTNLPHTDFTLCKCMIDQAHQEERPIRQILYLGDLLETCHFQAFWQALDENMDLLEGITGFEDSVRKFICHVVGITYQHIDRWLLAEMLGDLTDSQLKMWMSKYGWSADESGQIFICSQEESIKPKNIVEKIDFDSVSSIMASSQ